The segment GGAGGGCATGCCCGAGGGCGTCTCCCTCGACACCATGACGTTCGAGGACCTGGGCGACGGCCGCACGCGCATGCACGCCACCAGCCTCGTCGGCTCCTTCGAGGCCCGCGACGGCATGCTCAGCAGCGGCATGGACGTCGGCGTGAACGACGGCTACGCCAAGCTCGACGCACTGCTCGCCGACAGGGCCCTGGGGTGAGCGGTTCCCGGGTGGGTGGACCCGCCGACGACCACCGCCGGGTCGCAGCCGACTTCACGACCGTCGTCGAGGGCGTGACCGACTGGGACGCACCCGCACCGGTGGAGGGGTGGGCGGCGCGCGACGTCGTCGACCACCTCGTCACCTGGTTCCCGGCCTTCCTCGCCGGCGGCGGCGTCGCGCTCGACGTCGACCTGCCGAGCGACGACCCCGGTGATGCTTCCAGCCGCCCACGGCCCGGCACCCGCGCCGGAGCCGTCCGCCGCCCACGGCCCGGCACCCCCGCCGGTGCTGTCCGCCGCCCACGGCCCGGCACCCCCGCCAGGGCCTGGCGCGCCCACGCCGACGCCGTGCAGCACCTGCTGGACGGTCCCGACGCCGACCGCCCGTTCACCCACCCGCACGCCGGCACCCATCCGCTCGACCAGGCGGTCGCGCAGTTCTACACCGCCGACGTCTTCATGCACACCTGGGACCTCGCGCGGGCGAGCGGGCAGGACGTCGACCTCGACGCGGACCGCTGCGCCGCCATGCTCGCCGGCATGCAGCCGATCGAGGAGATGCTGCGCGCGTCCGGTCAGTACGGTCCGGCCGTGCCGGTGCCCGACGACGCGTCGGTGCAGGACCGGTTCGTCGCCTTCATCGGACGCGACCCCGCCTGGGCGCCCCCGGCGCGAGCCTGACCGCGACGCTGGATTTCCGTCGGCGCGCCGGTGCACGATGACAGCAGGACGATCCAGGAGCGCCCCATGGCCCAGCACACCACCAACAACACCGACACCTTCACCGCCGTCGCGCCCGACTGCCCGGCATCCGTCGCCGAGGTCCCGCCGGTGCGCAAGGAGCCGAGCGTCGCGCGTCTGCAGTACGACATGCTGGTCGACGCGCCCTACCGCTACACGTCCGACGACGTCGTCCACCGCTCGCAGGGCGAGCGGCGCGGCATCGACCGCGACACGTTCTTCTCCAAGGGCCAGCCGTGCCTGCGCGCGTCCCCGTTGGTCAAGCGGTACGGCTGGGGCGTCCACCACGACGCCGAGGGTCGCGTCGCGCTCGTGCCCGTGGAGTCCGCGGAGTACGCCGCTTTCGCGGCCGACCCCGACCTGACGCAGACCTCCGGCATGAGGTCGTCCCGCGCCTGAGCGCGCGATCGTCCCGAGGTGCAACCTTGTGCGGGCGGAGTTGACTGGGGTCATGACCACGACGCACACCACGCTCGGCACCACCTCGCCCCTGGACGTCTCCCCGCTCGGACTCGGCTGCATGGGGATGAGCGAGTTCTACGGCACGCGCGACGAGGCCGAGGCCACGCGCACGATCCACCGCGCGCTCGACCTCGGCGTCACCTTCCTCGACACGGCCGACATGTACGGCCCGTTCGTCAACGAGGAGCTGGTCGGAGCGGCCATCGCCTCCAGCGCCCAGGGACGCGACGCCGTCCAGCTCGCCACCAAGTTCGGCAACGAGCGGCTGCCCGACGGCACCCGGCTCGGCGTCAACGGCAAGCCCGACTACGTGCGCTCCGCCTGCGACGCCTCGCTCCAGCGCCTCGGCGTCGACACGATCGACCTCTACTACCAGCACCGCGTCGACAAGACCGTGCCCATCGAGGAGACCGTCGGTGCCATGGCCGAGCTCGTGCAGGCCGGCAAGGTGCGCCACCTGGGCCTCTCCGAGGCGTCGGCCGAGACGATCCGTCGGGCCCACGCCGTGCACCCCATCACCGCGCTGCAGACCGAGTACTCCCTGTTCACGCGTCACCTCGAGGACGAGATCTGGGGCGTCCTCAGCGAGCTCGGCATCGGCCTGGTGCCGTACTCGCCGCTCGGGCGTGGCCTGCTCACCGGCGCCATCACCGCCGAGTCCGACCTCGAGGAGGCCGACTCGCGCACCACGTCGTACTTCCCGCGGTTCCAGGGCGAGGCCCTCGAGGCCAACCTGAGGCTCGTCGCCAGGATCCGCGAGATCGCCGAGGGGCTGGGCTGCACGCCGGGCCAGCTGGCGCTCGCCTGGGTGCTGAGCCGCTCGGGCCGCGACGGCGTGGGCGTGGCGCCCATCCCCGGCACCAAGCGCGTGGCCTACCTCGAGGAGAACGCCGGCGCGCTCGAGGTCGAGCTCACCCCCGACCTCGTGGCCGACCTGGAGTCCGCGGTCCCGCGCGACGCCGTCCAGGGCGACCGCTACGGCGACCTGTCCAGCATCGACGCGTGAGGACCCCATGACTGCCACCACCCCCGCCCCCGACATCACCACCGTGGGGGCGCTTCGCGCCTCCGGCCACGTGCACCGGCCGCTGCGCGTGGAGATCCGCGACAACCTGCTCGCGGCCCTCGCCGAGGGTCGTGACCCGTGGCCGGGCCTGCACGGCTTCGAGGACACCGTCATCCCCCAGCTGGAGCGCGCCCTCATCGCCGGCCACGACGTCGTGCTCCTCGGCGAGCGCGGCCAGGGCAAGACCCGCATCCTGCGCACGCTCGTCGGTCTGCTCGACGAGTGGACGCCGGTCATCGACGGCTCCGAGCTGGGCGAGCACCCCTACGAGCCGATCACCGTCGCCAGCCTCCGGCGTGCCGAGGAGCTGGGCGACGACCTGCCCGTCCGGTGGCGCCACCGCGACGACCGCTACGCCGAGAAGCTGGCCACGCCCGACACGAGCGTGGCCGACCTCATCGGCGACGTCGACCCGATGAAGGTGGCCGAGGGTCGCAGCCTCGGTGACCCCGAGACCATCCACTTCGGGCTCATCCCGCGCAGCCACGGCGGCATCGTGGCCATCAACGAGCTGCCCGACCTCTCCGAGCGCATCCAGGTGGCCATGCTCAACGTCATGGAGGAGCGGGACATCCAGATCCGCGGCTACGTGCTGCGGCTCCCGCTCGACGTCCTGGTGGTGGCCAGCGCCAACCCCGAGGACTACACCAACCGCGGCCGCATCATCACGCCGCTGAAGGACCGGTTCGGCGCCGAGATCCGCACCCACTACCCCACGCAGCTGGTCGACGAGATCGCCGTGATCAAGCAGGAGGCCGACCTCGTCGCCACCGTCCCCGACCAGCTGGTCGAGGTGCTGGCCCGCTTCACGAGGGCCCTGCGCGAGTCGTCGGCGGTCGACCAGCGCAGCGGCGTGAGCGCCCGGTTCGCCATCGCCGGGGCCGAGACCATCGCGGCCGCGGCGCTGCACCGCGCCACCCGGCAGGGCGAGCCGGACGCCGTGGCCCGTCCGGTGGACCTCGAGACCGCCGTCGACGTGCTCGGCGGCAAGATCGAGTTCGAGTCCGGCGAGGAGGGTCGCGAGGACCTCGTCCTCGACCACCTCCTGCGCACCGCCACCGCGGAGACCGTCCGCGGGTTGTTCACGGGCATCGACTTCGGGCTGCTGGTCGAGGCGCTCGAGGGCGGCTCCCTGGTGGCCACCGGCGAGCAGGTGAGCGCCCGCGACTTCCTCGCCGGGTTGCCGGCACTGGGCGAGTCCGACCTCTACGACCAGGTCTGCGAGCGGGTCGGCGCAGGGCTCGAGGGCGGGGGCAACGACGGTGAGCGCGCCGGCGCGATCGAGCTGGCCCTCGAGGGACTCTTCCTGGCCCGCCGCATCAGCAAGGACACCGCCGGCGGCGAGACGGTCTACGGGTGACGGCGTGAGTCGCCAGAACCGTCGACTGTCCCGTGCCTCCCGGTACGGGGCGTACGTCGACGGCCCCGACCCGCTGGCCCCGCCGGTCGACCTCAGCGAGGCGCTCGAGGCCATCGGCGAGGACGTCATGGCCGGGTACTCGCCCGACCACGCCCTGCAGGAGTTCCTGCGCCGTGGAGGCGCCGACCAGCGCGGCCTCGACGACCTGGCCCGCCGGGTGGCCGAGAAGCGGCGCGAGCTCATGCAGAAGCACAACCTCGACGGCACCCTGGCCGAGGTCAAGGAGCTCCTCGACCGCGCGGTCCTCGAGGAGCGCAAGCAGCTGGCCCGCGACGTCGACCTCGACGACGGCGACCGGGCGCTCGCCGAGCTGACGCTCGACAACCTCCCGCCCTCACCTGCGGCTGCGGTCAGCGAGCTGAACGGCTACGACTGGCAGTCCTCGCAGGCCCGCGAGGACTACGAACGCATCAAGGACCTGCTCGGGCGTGAGCTGCTTGACCAGCGCTTCGCGGGCATGAAGAACGCCCTCGAGAACGCCACCGACGCCGACCGCGAGGCCGTCAACGAGATGCTCGACGACCTCAACGGGCTGCTCGAGAAGCGTCAGCAGGGCGTGGACACCCAGCAGGACTTCGACGACTTCATGGCGCGCCACGGCGAGCACTTCCCGGAGAACCCGTCGAACCTCGACGAGCTGCTCGACACCATGGCCCAGCGGTCCGCTGCGGCCCAGCGCATGCTCAACTCCATGACGCCCGAGCAGCGCCAGGAGCTCATGCAGATGTCGGCGCAGGCGTTCGGCTCGCCCCAGCTGATGGAGGCGCTCGACCGGCTCGACGGCAATCTCCAGTCCCTGCGGCCGGGTGAGGACTGGGGTGGCTCCACCCCTATGGACGGCGAGCAGGGGGTGGGCCTCGGCGACGGCACGGGCGTCTTCCAGGACCTCGCCGACCTCGACGCCCTGGCCGAGCAGCTGGCCCAGTCCTACCGGGGCTCGAACCTCGACGACGTCGACCTCGACGCGCTCTCGCGCCAGCTCGGCGACGAGGCGTCGGTCGACCTGCGCACGCTGAAGGAGCTGGAGAAGGCGCTGCGCGACTCCGGTGTGGTGCAGCGCGGCACCGACGGTGCCCTGCGGCTGACCCCCAAGGCCATGCGGCAGCTGGGCAAGGCGCTGCTGCGCGACGTCGCGGAGTCGATGTCGGGTCGCCAGGGCCAGCGCGACACCCGCCATGCCGGTGCGGCCGGCGAGCGGTCGGGCGCCACCCGCGAGTGGGCCTTCGGCGACACGGAGCCGTGGGACGTCACCCGCACGGTCACGAACGCCGTGGTGCGCACGGTCGGCGAGGGTGGGACCGCGGCGTCCATGGCCCGCGACGGTGTGCGGCTGCAGATCGGCGACGTCGAGGTGCAGGAGACCGAGGACCGCACGCAGGCCTGCGTGGCGCTGCTCGTGGACACGTCGTTCTCGATGGCCATGGACGGCCGCTGGGTGCCCATGAAGCGCACGGCGCTGGCGCTGCACACCCTCATCAGCACCCGGTTCCGCGGCGACGCGCTCGAGCTGATCGCGTTCGGCCGGCATGCCGAGTCGATGCAGATCGAGGAGCTGACCGCGCTCGACGCGCAGTACGCCAAGGGCACGAACCTGCACCACGCCCTGCTGCTCGCCAACCGGCACTTCCGCAAGCACCCGAACGCCCAGCCGGTGCTGCTGATCGTCACCGACGGCGAGCCGACGTCGCACCTGGAGTCGTCGGGCGAGGTGTTCTTCAGCTACCCGCCCCACCCGGTCACGATCGCCCTGAGCGTCCGCGAGCTGGAGGCGTCGATGCGCCTGGGCGCGAAGACCACCTTCTTCAGGCTGGGGGAGGACCCGGGCCTGGCCCGCTTCATCGACCAGATGGCGCGCAAGGTCGACGGCACCGTCGTGGCCCCGGAGCTCGACGACCTCGGCGTCGCGGTCGTCGAGTCCTACCTCGGCTCCCGCCGCGGTGGCACTGGCGGTGGCGCTGGGTTCGACGGCGGCTTCGGCGGCTGGCCCGGCCGCGGCTTCTGGGCCGGCTGAACTACGGTCGGCCCGGAGAGGACGGGACCGTGCCACAGACCATCGAGCTGACGCTCGACGAGGACCTCGACGCCGCCGTGCGCGGGGAGTGGGACCTGCTGTCGGCGGCTGGGCTGCCGAGCCAGGCGCTGCACCTGGGGCTCACCAACGCCCCGCACGTCACGCTGGGTGTCGCGTCGGCGCTGAGCCAGGCGACGATCGAGCGCCTTGCCGACGTCGAGCTGCCCGACGAGATCCGGCTCGGGGGGCTGCTGGTGTTCAGGGGACGACGGTCCGCCGTGGTCTCGCGTGCGGTGATCCCGAGCGCGGCTCTGCTCGCCACCCACGCGGCCGTCGACGCGGCGATGGTCGACGCGCCCGATCGGCCCGACCTCACGCTGCCCGGGCGCTGGACGCCGCACGTCACGCTCGCCCGTCGTCTCGGCGACGAGCAGCTCGCGCACGCGCTCGACCTCCTGGCCGGGATCCCGTCCGAGCTCGCGGGCGCTCCTGCCGCCCTGCGCCACTGGGACTCCGACGCGAAGGCGGTCCACGTCCTACGAGCACGCGGCGACGCGTGAGGGCGGGGCCGGCACGACGCCTCTCCAGGGGATGACGACACGTCGCGCCGGCGATCGTGGGCCCGGTCGACCGTGCGACGCCGGCCCGGGCCGCGCTGCCTACTGGGCGGCGTACCCGCCGTCGACCAGGTGGTAGCTGCCCGTCACGAACGTGGCCGCGTCCGAGGCGAGGAACGCCACGAGCGACGCGACCTCCTCGGGGGTGCCGAGGCGGCCTGTCGCGTGCTTGGCGGCGAGGGCGGCCTGCGCATCGTCGTCGAGGTTGGCCTCGAGCAGCGGGGTGCTGATGAAGCCGGGGCCGACGACCGTCACGCGGACCCCGTCGGCGCTGTGCTCGAGTGCTGCGTTCTTCGTCAGGCCGACGAGTGCGTGCTTCGTGGTGACGTAGGCCGAGGAGCCGGCGATGCCGACTGAGCCGAGCACCGATCCCATGTTGACGATCGCGCCGCCGCCGGCGTCCGTGATGGCGGGGACCTGTGCGCGCATGCCGTAGAAGACGCCGTTGAGGTTGACGCCGACGACCTTCTCCCAGCTGTCGACGGGGTAGCTGCCGACGGGCTCGGCGGCACCGCCGATGCCGGCGTTGTTGACGGCGATCCGCAGCGGTGCCATCTCCTGGGCTGCCGCGACGGCGGCCTGGGCGACCGCGGGGTCGGCGGCGTCGCCGACGAAGGCGCGCGCGGTGCCGCCGGTGGTCTCGATCTCCTTCACGACCTGGTCGGCCGAGTCCTGTCGCAGGTCGTGGACGAGCACCGAGGCTCCGTTCGCGGCGAGCAGCAGGGCCACGGACCGGCCGATGCCGGAGCCGGCGCCGGTCACGATCGCGGAACGGTCCGCGACGTCGTAGGTGGCCATGATGTCCTCACTTTCTGTCCGACACCTGTCGGACAAATTTCATCCTACAACTGTCGGATAGACTTGCCCAGCGATGTGACGAACGAGACCGGGGCAGTCCCGGCGACGTCGGTGAGGAGGGGTTCCATGGACGCGAGAGCCCGACGTAGCCGTGACCGGTTGTTCGCTGCCGTCCTTGCCCTCGCGGCCGAGACGCCCGTCGAGCAGCTGAGCGTCACCGAGGTGGCCCGCCGTGCCGACGTGCATCGCTCGACGTTCTACGAGCACGCGTCCACGCCGGACGGACTGCTGCGTGCCGCGCTCCTGGCCGAGCTCGACGGCCTGCGCGCCGATCTCCTCCACGACCCCGGCCGAGGCACCGACGCGGCCGTGGTGGAGACGACACGACGGGTCCTGGAGCACGTCCTGAGGCACCTGCCCGTGTACCGACGTGGCCTGGCCGACGACGCGGGAGCCGGAGGTCTGCACGCCATGCTCGGCGAGCACTTCCTCGGATCCTCGCGGCAGCTGCTCGAGGAGGGCCGCCTCTCGCTGCCCACCGACGTCCCCGGTGCCGACCCGGACGTCGTCGCCGACGCGGCCCTGCGCCTCATCGCGCTCGGGACGGTCGGCGTCATCCGGTCGTGGATCGACCTGCCCGACCCGGACGCGGCGGCGTTCACGGCGATCTACGATCGGCTCGTGCCGGACTGGTGGTCGCAGCTCGACCGATGACCGGGCCGTCCGATCCTGCCGGCTGTCGATGGCCGAGTGCCTCCACGAGCGCCGGCGAGGGGAGGGGTGTCGAGACCACTCCGGGCGGTTCAGTGGTGGCTGGGCAGCACGCCTGCCCCGACCGATGGGTCGGGGTGTGGTGGTGGGTGTGGGTTCAGGGTCGCCAGCGGGTGTTGCGTTGCCAGGTCTCGGATCCTGGTGTCTTCCACTCGACGTGGCCGTCGTCGGGGTTGATCCGTCCGATCCAGCCTTGTTCGTGTGCTCGGTGGTGGTGGAACGGACAGAGCAGTGCCCCGTCGCGGATGTCGGTGGTCTTGGAGATCGCGTACGGATTCAGGTGATGAGCCTCGGTCCACCTGGCGTCACGGTCGCAACCGGGTGTGGTGCATCCGCCGTCTCTCTTCTCCATCGCCCGGCGGGACGACCGATTGAAGTACCGGTTGGCGGAGCCAAGGTCGAGGGGGAGCGGCTTGCCGTTGAGGACCATCGGGACGATCTGGGCGCTGCAGGCGAGCCGGCGGGCTTCGCCGGCGCTGATGCGGGTGCCGTCCGACAGCCCGGCGGCCTTGACGCCGCCCATCAAAGTGTCGAGATCGAGATTCACGGTCACCACGGCGGACACGCCGCCGTTGGACGGGAGCTGGTCGGCGGGAAGGTGCTCGACGAGGGTGGCGAAGGCGTGCCCGAGGCGCTGGGGGTAGGTCTGCCCGAACCCCACCTCGTCGTGCTCGCCGGTGGCGGCGTTGACCGTTCCGACCTTCTGGTGGGGTGCGGCCAACGCGTCGAGCGCGGTCTTGAGCATCGCGCCCTGGGCCTCGGGGAGGGTGAACCGTCCGGTGACGGTGCCGTCGTTGTTGTCCCACATCGAGAAGCTGGTCTTGGCTCGCGCGGCTTCTTCCTTCTTGCGGAGGAGCTCGTCCTCGTCGGCGTCGACCTCGTCGACGGTCTTGCGGTAGGTCTCGGTGATCCGGGCGGCCCTGCGGCGCAGGTCCTTGAGGGTGAGCTTCTGCGCGTCCTTGAGCAGGGTCTTCTCACACATCAGGCGTTGCTCGCTGGTGACGTCCTCGGGCAGCTTCGCGAGGGCGCGGGAGAGGATGTCGGCCTGCTTCATCGTGATCTCGCCTGCCGCGAGGGCGGCTTCGGTGAGGGTGGTCTGCTCCTCGATCCGTTCGGCGGTGTTCACCAACGCGTCGGCGCCACTGCGGTCACCACCGAAGTCGATCGAGATCGTGGCTCCGGTGGAGGTGCCCGTTCCCGGTCGCGGTCCGTCACCGTTGGCTGCGGCCTTGCGGGCCTTCTCGAGCACACGTGCGGCGGCCATCTTGTGCGCGGCGACCTGGGACTCCAACCGGGACAGCTCACCGATCAACCGTCGGACCTCGCCGGTCTCCAGTCCGTCCCACGCACTCGTGGGGACCGCGGAGAACGACTCACGCGCGGAACGCACGCACGACGGCACCGGGTGGGTGTCGAGTGCGGCGACGCTCATGCTTCCTCCTGCTGGTCTACCCCCATTCTAGAGGGTAGATCAGACAGGAAACAAGCACACGTTCGAATACGTGGCGGAGGTCCCGGACCTCCGGGACCTCCGTCACGCCGATGCCTCAGTCGAGCGTCAGGCCCTCGGCCGGAGCCACCCGCGACGCACGTCGGGCGGGCAGGACGCAGGCCACGAGACCCGCCAGAGCGGCCACGACCACCACGGCCAGCAGCTGGTCCCACGGCGTGACGAGGGAGACGTCGGCGACAGCCGTCCGCACGACCGCGAGCGTCCCGAGCCAGCCGTAGGTCACGCCGACCGCCGTGCCCAGGACCGCGGCGACGAGCGCCAGCAACAAGCCCTCGGCGGCGAGCATGCGGCGCAGCTGGCGCCGGGTCAGGCCAAGGGCCCGCAGCAACGCGTGCTCACGGCCGCGCTCCAGGACCGACAGGCCGACGGTGTTGGCGATGCCCACCAGGGCGATGCCGACCGAGACGGCCA is part of the Aeromicrobium sp. Leaf245 genome and harbors:
- a CDS encoding maleylpyruvate isomerase N-terminal domain-containing protein, coding for MSGSRVGGPADDHRRVAADFTTVVEGVTDWDAPAPVEGWAARDVVDHLVTWFPAFLAGGGVALDVDLPSDDPGDASSRPRPGTRAGAVRRPRPGTPAGAVRRPRPGTPARAWRAHADAVQHLLDGPDADRPFTHPHAGTHPLDQAVAQFYTADVFMHTWDLARASGQDVDLDADRCAAMLAGMQPIEEMLRASGQYGPAVPVPDDASVQDRFVAFIGRDPAWAPPARA
- a CDS encoding HNH endonuclease signature motif containing protein, which gives rise to MSVAALDTHPVPSCVRSARESFSAVPTSAWDGLETGEVRRLIGELSRLESQVAAHKMAAARVLEKARKAAANGDGPRPGTGTSTGATISIDFGGDRSGADALVNTAERIEEQTTLTEAALAAGEITMKQADILSRALAKLPEDVTSEQRLMCEKTLLKDAQKLTLKDLRRRAARITETYRKTVDEVDADEDELLRKKEEAARAKTSFSMWDNNDGTVTGRFTLPEAQGAMLKTALDALAAPHQKVGTVNAATGEHDEVGFGQTYPQRLGHAFATLVEHLPADQLPSNGGVSAVVTVNLDLDTLMGGVKAAGLSDGTRISAGEARRLACSAQIVPMVLNGKPLPLDLGSANRYFNRSSRRAMEKRDGGCTTPGCDRDARWTEAHHLNPYAISKTTDIRDGALLCPFHHHRAHEQGWIGRINPDDGHVEWKTPGSETWQRNTRWRP
- a CDS encoding 2'-5' RNA ligase family protein, whose protein sequence is MPQTIELTLDEDLDAAVRGEWDLLSAAGLPSQALHLGLTNAPHVTLGVASALSQATIERLADVELPDEIRLGGLLVFRGRRSAVVSRAVIPSAALLATHAAVDAAMVDAPDRPDLTLPGRWTPHVTLARRLGDEQLAHALDLLAGIPSELAGAPAALRHWDSDAKAVHVLRARGDA
- a CDS encoding AAA family ATPase, coding for MTATTPAPDITTVGALRASGHVHRPLRVEIRDNLLAALAEGRDPWPGLHGFEDTVIPQLERALIAGHDVVLLGERGQGKTRILRTLVGLLDEWTPVIDGSELGEHPYEPITVASLRRAEELGDDLPVRWRHRDDRYAEKLATPDTSVADLIGDVDPMKVAEGRSLGDPETIHFGLIPRSHGGIVAINELPDLSERIQVAMLNVMEERDIQIRGYVLRLPLDVLVVASANPEDYTNRGRIITPLKDRFGAEIRTHYPTQLVDEIAVIKQEADLVATVPDQLVEVLARFTRALRESSAVDQRSGVSARFAIAGAETIAAAALHRATRQGEPDAVARPVDLETAVDVLGGKIEFESGEEGREDLVLDHLLRTATAETVRGLFTGIDFGLLVEALEGGSLVATGEQVSARDFLAGLPALGESDLYDQVCERVGAGLEGGGNDGERAGAIELALEGLFLARRISKDTAGGETVYG
- a CDS encoding DUF6157 family protein, encoding MAQHTTNNTDTFTAVAPDCPASVAEVPPVRKEPSVARLQYDMLVDAPYRYTSDDVVHRSQGERRGIDRDTFFSKGQPCLRASPLVKRYGWGVHHDAEGRVALVPVESAEYAAFAADPDLTQTSGMRSSRA
- a CDS encoding aldo/keto reductase — protein: MTTTHTTLGTTSPLDVSPLGLGCMGMSEFYGTRDEAEATRTIHRALDLGVTFLDTADMYGPFVNEELVGAAIASSAQGRDAVQLATKFGNERLPDGTRLGVNGKPDYVRSACDASLQRLGVDTIDLYYQHRVDKTVPIEETVGAMAELVQAGKVRHLGLSEASAETIRRAHAVHPITALQTEYSLFTRHLEDEIWGVLSELGIGLVPYSPLGRGLLTGAITAESDLEEADSRTTSYFPRFQGEALEANLRLVARIREIAEGLGCTPGQLALAWVLSRSGRDGVGVAPIPGTKRVAYLEENAGALEVELTPDLVADLESAVPRDAVQGDRYGDLSSIDA
- a CDS encoding TetR/AcrR family transcriptional regulator; its protein translation is MFAAVLALAAETPVEQLSVTEVARRADVHRSTFYEHASTPDGLLRAALLAELDGLRADLLHDPGRGTDAAVVETTRRVLEHVLRHLPVYRRGLADDAGAGGLHAMLGEHFLGSSRQLLEEGRLSLPTDVPGADPDVVADAALRLIALGTVGVIRSWIDLPDPDAAAFTAIYDRLVPDWWSQLDR
- a CDS encoding SDR family NAD(P)-dependent oxidoreductase, producing MATYDVADRSAIVTGAGSGIGRSVALLLAANGASVLVHDLRQDSADQVVKEIETTGGTARAFVGDAADPAVAQAAVAAAQEMAPLRIAVNNAGIGGAAEPVGSYPVDSWEKVVGVNLNGVFYGMRAQVPAITDAGGGAIVNMGSVLGSVGIAGSSAYVTTKHALVGLTKNAALEHSADGVRVTVVGPGFISTPLLEANLDDDAQAALAAKHATGRLGTPEEVASLVAFLASDAATFVTGSYHLVDGGYAAQ
- a CDS encoding VWA domain-containing protein, with translation MSRQNRRLSRASRYGAYVDGPDPLAPPVDLSEALEAIGEDVMAGYSPDHALQEFLRRGGADQRGLDDLARRVAEKRRELMQKHNLDGTLAEVKELLDRAVLEERKQLARDVDLDDGDRALAELTLDNLPPSPAAAVSELNGYDWQSSQAREDYERIKDLLGRELLDQRFAGMKNALENATDADREAVNEMLDDLNGLLEKRQQGVDTQQDFDDFMARHGEHFPENPSNLDELLDTMAQRSAAAQRMLNSMTPEQRQELMQMSAQAFGSPQLMEALDRLDGNLQSLRPGEDWGGSTPMDGEQGVGLGDGTGVFQDLADLDALAEQLAQSYRGSNLDDVDLDALSRQLGDEASVDLRTLKELEKALRDSGVVQRGTDGALRLTPKAMRQLGKALLRDVAESMSGRQGQRDTRHAGAAGERSGATREWAFGDTEPWDVTRTVTNAVVRTVGEGGTAASMARDGVRLQIGDVEVQETEDRTQACVALLVDTSFSMAMDGRWVPMKRTALALHTLISTRFRGDALELIAFGRHAESMQIEELTALDAQYAKGTNLHHALLLANRHFRKHPNAQPVLLIVTDGEPTSHLESSGEVFFSYPPHPVTIALSVRELEASMRLGAKTTFFRLGEDPGLARFIDQMARKVDGTVVAPELDDLGVAVVESYLGSRRGGTGGGAGFDGGFGGWPGRGFWAG